In Campylobacter sp. MIT 99-7217, one genomic interval encodes:
- a CDS encoding DUF945 family protein, giving the protein MKKIIAAVCIVAFVVLAYLGQVFYMGNLHEKNFNDFVQKLQTWKYAKIEDVVFEKGFFNSKASFKLASQENDFMVNVAFLITADFKNSIFTQDVIEGQINLTEPFLSLVGDILPNGSVARFSVNSHLNSDFDIKFIFSDIDVQRAEGTLLLKNFVLNFTMTNQGSILFSDMNIDEFRFEDFNPFMGRVSVKLEKVYSDFSSKEGINLKDYLSKVSDSQTKFSIYRLSMNDVVLDELNLEDIVQTEGNVSFNESVKLYIKEVNLGQLSPDQRTLQDIKLDFVAQSLNQVLYSFDYDPVDILEDKLFLSTNPKLKLQDFSFSRAGAKFSSKGEANFSADEEVNANFSAKSDVLPSQILPILALFGADELFEKKDDIYVLDLNATGSVKKPTTMINGTLLEIDDTYELQDEFSNPPSDLILD; this is encoded by the coding sequence ATGAAGAAAATAATTGCTGCTGTTTGTATAGTTGCTTTTGTTGTTTTAGCTTATTTGGGACAGGTTTTTTACATGGGAAATTTGCATGAAAAAAATTTCAATGATTTTGTGCAAAAACTCCAAACTTGGAAATATGCTAAGATCGAAGATGTGGTTTTTGAAAAAGGCTTTTTCAACTCAAAAGCTTCTTTTAAGCTTGCATCGCAAGAAAATGATTTTATGGTAAATGTGGCTTTTTTGATCACGGCTGATTTTAAAAATAGCATTTTTACTCAAGATGTGATTGAGGGTCAAATAAATCTTACAGAGCCTTTTCTTTCGCTTGTAGGTGATATTTTGCCAAATGGTTCGGTGGCTCGCTTTAGTGTAAATTCTCATTTAAATTCAGATTTTGATATTAAATTTATTTTTTCTGATATAGATGTTCAAAGAGCAGAAGGAACATTGCTTCTTAAGAATTTCGTCTTAAATTTCACAATGACAAACCAAGGGTCTATTTTATTTAGTGATATGAATATTGATGAATTTAGATTTGAGGACTTTAATCCTTTCATGGGGCGTGTGAGTGTGAAGCTTGAAAAGGTGTATTCTGATTTTAGTAGTAAAGAGGGTATAAATTTAAAAGACTATCTTTCCAAGGTTAGTGATTCGCAAACAAAGTTTAGTATTTATCGCTTGAGTATGAATGATGTTGTACTTGATGAGCTTAATTTAGAAGATATAGTGCAGACAGAAGGTAATGTAAGTTTTAATGAAAGTGTTAAACTATATATTAAAGAGGTTAATTTAGGGCAGCTTTCTCCTGATCAAAGAACGCTTCAAGATATCAAACTAGACTTTGTGGCACAAAGTTTAAATCAAGTTCTATATTCGTTTGATTATGATCCTGTGGATATCTTAGAAGATAAGCTCTTTCTTTCTACAAATCCAAAACTAAAGCTTCAGGATTTTTCATTCAGTAGAGCAGGAGCAAAATTTAGCTCAAAAGGCGAAGCAAATTTTAGTGCAGATGAAGAGGTAAATGCAAACTTTAGTGCAAAAAGCGATGTTTTGCCAAGTCAAATACTGCCTATTTTAGCTCTCTTTGGCGCAGATGAGTTGTTTGAGAAAAAAGATGATATCTATGTTTTGGATCTTAATGCAACAGGATCGGTAAAAAAGCCTACCACCATGATCAATGGCACCTTACTTGAAATTGATGATACCTATGAGCTTCAAGATGAGTTTTCAAACCCACCAAGCGATTTGATTCTTGATTGA
- the argB gene encoding acetylglutamate kinase produces the protein MKSYLEKAQVLIEALPYIRKFNSKIIVIKYGGSAMENEELKRLVMQDIALLKLVGLKPVIVHGGGKEITAMCEKLGVESKFENGLRISSKEVVEVASMILFKLNKDLVQNLQIQGVKALGLCGKDGFLLECEQKDSKLGFVGKISSVNSANLKDLLEKDFTPVIAPIGMDEAYNSYNINADDVACEVAKALRAEKLVFLSDVEGLYEDFADKNSLISRIDLKEAKELVKKTKGGMLVKLNSCIEACENGVKKVHILDGRLKHSLLLEIFTDKGIGTLVG, from the coding sequence ATGAAATCATACTTAGAAAAGGCTCAAGTTCTCATCGAAGCCCTGCCTTATATACGCAAATTTAATTCTAAGATCATAGTCATCAAATACGGAGGCTCTGCCATGGAAAATGAGGAGCTTAAACGCCTTGTCATGCAAGATATAGCCCTTTTAAAGCTTGTGGGCTTAAAGCCTGTCATCGTTCATGGAGGAGGCAAGGAAATCACTGCTATGTGTGAAAAATTAGGGGTTGAAAGCAAATTTGAAAATGGACTTCGCATAAGCTCAAAAGAAGTCGTAGAGGTCGCTTCCATGATACTTTTTAAGCTCAACAAAGATCTAGTGCAAAATCTTCAAATTCAAGGCGTAAAAGCCCTTGGACTTTGTGGCAAGGACGGCTTTTTGCTAGAATGCGAGCAAAAAGATAGCAAGCTTGGCTTTGTAGGCAAGATAAGCTCTGTAAATTCTGCTAATTTAAAGGACTTGCTTGAAAAGGATTTTACCCCTGTTATCGCTCCTATAGGCATGGATGAGGCTTATAATAGCTACAATATAAACGCTGATGATGTAGCCTGTGAGGTGGCCAAGGCTTTAAGGGCTGAAAAGCTTGTCTTTTTAAGCGATGTGGAGGGGCTTTATGAGGATTTTGCTGATAAAAATAGCCTCATTTCAAGGATAGATCTCAAAGAGGCGAAGGAGCTTGTCAAAAAAACCAAGGGTGGTATGCTTGTAAAACTAAATTCATGCATTGAAGCTTGTGAAAATGGAGTTAAAAAGGTGCATATCTTAGATGGACGCCTAAAACACAGCCTCTTGCTTGAAATTTTCACAGACAAGGGCATAGGAACTCTAGTTGGATAA
- a CDS encoding aspartate aminotransferase family protein, producing the protein MNYKEQSHIVQTYKRYDLVLEKGEGVYLYDDKGDKFLDFSSGIGVCALGYKHEEFNTALKAQIDKLLHTSNLYYNENIAEAALNLSKASGLSRVFFTNSGTEAIEGAMKAARKYALNKDIKGGHFIAMKHSFHGRTLGALSLTHTLKYRKPFKPLINGVKFAQFNDIDSVKKLISEKTCAIVLESVQGEGGINPAKAEFYKALRKLCDEKDILLIADEIQSGMGRTGKFFAYQNFGITPDIIACAKALGCGVSVGAFLLSEKVAKLSLEAGDHGTTYGGNPFACAAVNAVFKIFKDQKILENITKLSPYFEKSLDELVNEFKFIKKRSGLGFMQGLSVEKSIKASEIIAKARKNGLLILPCGANDLRFLPPFIIKKEHIDEMKEKLKRALKEF; encoded by the coding sequence ATGAATTACAAAGAACAAAGCCACATCGTTCAAACCTACAAACGCTATGATTTGGTGCTTGAAAAAGGCGAGGGCGTTTATCTTTATGATGATAAAGGGGATAAATTTCTTGATTTTTCAAGCGGGATAGGCGTTTGTGCCTTGGGCTATAAACATGAGGAATTTAACACCGCTTTAAAAGCACAAATTGACAAGCTTTTGCACACGAGCAATCTTTACTATAACGAAAATATCGCCGAGGCTGCGTTAAATTTAAGCAAGGCAAGCGGATTAAGCCGTGTGTTTTTTACAAACTCAGGCACTGAAGCCATAGAAGGAGCGATGAAAGCAGCACGCAAATACGCTCTTAACAAAGACATAAAAGGCGGACATTTTATAGCCATGAAGCATTCTTTTCACGGCAGAACGCTTGGAGCTTTGAGCCTTACGCATACTTTAAAATACCGCAAGCCTTTCAAGCCTTTGATCAATGGGGTTAAATTTGCTCAGTTTAATGACATTGATAGCGTGAAAAAGCTCATCAGCGAAAAAACTTGTGCTATCGTGCTTGAAAGCGTGCAAGGAGAAGGTGGGATAAATCCTGCAAAAGCTGAGTTTTACAAGGCTCTAAGAAAACTTTGCGATGAAAAAGATATACTTTTAATCGCCGATGAAATTCAAAGCGGAATGGGACGCACAGGCAAGTTTTTTGCGTATCAAAACTTTGGCATTACGCCTGATATCATCGCTTGTGCTAAGGCTTTGGGTTGTGGCGTTAGCGTGGGGGCGTTTTTGCTTAGTGAAAAGGTGGCTAAACTCTCGCTTGAAGCTGGCGATCATGGCACGACTTATGGGGGAAATCCCTTTGCTTGTGCTGCGGTAAATGCTGTATTTAAGATCTTTAAAGATCAAAAAATACTCGAAAATATTACCAAGCTTAGCCCTTATTTTGAAAAAAGTCTTGATGAGCTTGTAAATGAGTTTAAATTCATCAAAAAACGCAGTGGCTTGGGCTTTATGCAAGGACTTAGCGTTGAAAAAAGCATTAAAGCAAGTGAGATTATCGCCAAAGCTAGAAAAAATGGACTTTTGATCCTGCCTTGTGGGGCAAATGATCTGCGTTTTTTGCCACCTTTCATCATAAAAAAAGAACATATTGATGAGATGAAAGAAAAGCTAAAAAGGGCTTTGAAAGAGTTTTAA
- a CDS encoding asparaginase, whose protein sequence is MKKIMILATGGTIAGMHSKKSLHYDAGVLGIEVLLKELAGIEKIAKISSKQLFNINSKDMSFEKMYEIAKESSEALKEFDGVVITHGSDSLEESAFFLHLLISSKKPIVFTASMRAFNALSSDALKNLYNAIIVAASKRSENKGVLIALNDKIFSALHSSKIHSTNVNAFSSPCELGYIQNQECFFYENFYASKAIFDIKKLTKFEKVSCLMSCVDDENEILAEFLFQNGVKGLVVAGFGSGSMSENLKKKLKTLMKKGLVVMVSSRVFNARISLNDQDIRAGFLSSRTLNPQKARIFLSLALSLAKNKNEFQDFIKRLDD, encoded by the coding sequence ATGAAAAAAATTATGATACTTGCTACGGGTGGCACTATAGCTGGCATGCATTCAAAAAAAAGTCTTCATTATGATGCTGGAGTTTTAGGTATTGAAGTGTTATTAAAGGAACTTGCTGGAATAGAAAAAATTGCCAAAATATCAAGTAAACAGCTTTTTAACATTAATAGTAAGGATATGAGCTTTGAAAAAATGTATGAAATCGCAAAAGAAAGCTCTGAGGCTTTAAAAGAATTTGATGGGGTTGTTATCACCCATGGAAGCGATAGTTTAGAAGAAAGTGCTTTTTTCTTGCATTTGCTTATAAGTTCTAAAAAACCCATAGTATTTACAGCCTCAATGAGAGCATTTAATGCTTTAAGTAGCGATGCCTTGAAAAACCTTTACAATGCTATCATCGTTGCTGCAAGTAAAAGATCAGAAAATAAAGGTGTTTTAATTGCCCTTAATGATAAAATTTTTAGTGCCTTGCATTCAAGTAAAATTCACAGCACAAATGTAAATGCTTTTAGTTCTCCTTGTGAGCTTGGGTATATCCAAAATCAAGAATGTTTTTTTTATGAAAATTTTTATGCTTCCAAAGCAATTTTTGACATAAAAAAGCTTACAAAATTTGAAAAAGTTAGTTGTTTGATGAGTTGTGTTGATGATGAAAATGAGATTTTGGCTGAATTTTTATTTCAAAATGGAGTTAAGGGCTTGGTTGTGGCTGGTTTTGGTTCAGGAAGCATGAGTGAAAATTTAAAGAAAAAATTAAAAACCTTGATGAAAAAAGGACTTGTTGTTATGGTCAGCTCAAGAGTTTTTAATGCTAGAATTAGCCTCAATGATCAGGATATAAGAGCTGGCTTTTTAAGCTCAAGAACCCTAAATCCTCAAAAAGCAAGGATATTTTTAAGCCTTGCTCTAAGTTTGGCTAAAAATAAAAATGAGTTTCAAGATTTTATTAAACGCCTAGATGACTGA
- a CDS encoding replication-associated recombination protein A has translation MNNLALKFRPKKLDEILGQKELVAVFKSFISKQKLPHSIFFGPAGCGKTTFARAVANDFGLDFFEFDGGNFKLEELRKILANYENSLYKPLIFIDEIHRLSKTQQEMLLVPMENARCIIIGASTENPYFVLSSGIRSRSMLFEFKALSEEDLQILLFRVQEELKFSIDEEARQYLLHSSGGDARSLLNLIEFALSIDSQILSLKTLKTLRANALNDGVSSKDTHYRLASSFIKSLRGSDVDASLYYLARLIEGGESADFIARRMLIFASEDIGNAEPNALNLATSTLMAVKNIGYPEARIILAQCAVFLASSLKSNSSYKAINEAIFYVRNNQALPILPYLDNNNEASKNYLYPHDFGGWVHQRYLAKDLKFYQSKHIGYEKKLDENLAFLTKKISK, from the coding sequence ATGAATAACCTAGCCCTAAAATTTCGTCCCAAAAAACTTGATGAAATTTTAGGGCAAAAAGAGCTTGTGGCAGTTTTTAAAAGCTTTATTTCAAAGCAAAAGCTTCCGCATAGTATATTTTTTGGTCCTGCAGGCTGTGGTAAAACGACTTTTGCCAGAGCCGTGGCAAATGATTTTGGTTTGGATTTTTTTGAGTTTGACGGAGGAAATTTTAAGCTTGAAGAACTTAGAAAAATCCTTGCAAATTATGAAAATAGCCTCTATAAGCCCCTTATTTTTATCGATGAAATTCACCGCCTTTCTAAAACCCAACAAGAAATGCTCCTAGTTCCTATGGAAAATGCAAGATGTATTATCATAGGAGCAAGCACCGAAAATCCTTATTTTGTCTTAAGTTCAGGCATAAGAAGTAGGAGCATGCTTTTTGAATTTAAAGCTTTAAGTGAAGAAGATCTACAAATTTTACTTTTTAGAGTTCAAGAAGAGCTTAAATTTAGCATAGATGAAGAAGCAAGACAGTATTTGCTTCATTCAAGCGGAGGCGACGCAAGAAGTTTGCTTAATTTGATCGAATTTGCTTTGAGTATAGATTCTCAAATTTTAAGCCTTAAAACGCTTAAAACCTTAAGGGCAAATGCACTAAATGACGGCGTAAGTAGCAAAGATACGCATTACCGCCTTGCAAGCTCTTTTATCAAAAGCCTAAGAGGAAGCGATGTTGATGCTTCGCTTTATTATCTTGCAAGATTGATTGAGGGTGGGGAAAGTGCGGATTTTATCGCAAGGAGAATGCTTATTTTTGCAAGTGAAGATATAGGCAATGCCGAGCCAAATGCTCTAAATTTAGCCACTTCAACCCTCATGGCAGTAAAAAATATAGGCTATCCAGAAGCGCGCATTATCCTAGCTCAGTGTGCTGTATTTTTAGCAAGTTCTTTAAAGTCAAATTCAAGCTACAAGGCTATAAATGAGGCGATTTTTTATGTAAGAAACAACCAAGCCCTACCTATCTTACCTTATCTTGATAACAACAATGAAGCGAGTAAAAACTATCTTTATCCACATGATTTTGGTGGCTGGGTTCATCAAAGATACCTTGCTAAAGACTTGAAATTTTACCAAAGCAAGCATATAGGCTATGAAAAAAAACTTGATGAAAATTTAGCCTTTTTAACGAAGAAAATATCAAAATAA
- a CDS encoding aldo/keto reductase, with amino-acid sequence MTYISLNNGLKMPVLGLGTDFQVGRACINLVYEALKLGYRLFDTAQMYKNEFEVGQGIKRAIDDGIVKREEIFLQSKLLAMDYESTKLGIDERLSILGLEYLDMLLIHYPNPYEKAMWKALEEGYKEGKLKAIGLSNFIANYESFVRGCEIKPMLNQLEVHVFHQRKALYPLMQKDKIVLQAWSPFVVGKNNFFNNEILAKIGAKYNKSIAQVALRWMIEQEISTIPRTNKSEKLKQNLDIFDFKLDEEDKEQISSLDTNRTYFGWYE; translated from the coding sequence GTGACTTATATTAGTTTAAATAACGGACTTAAAATGCCAGTTTTGGGACTTGGCACGGATTTTCAAGTGGGTAGGGCTTGCATTAACTTAGTCTATGAAGCCCTAAAGCTTGGATATAGGCTCTTTGATACAGCACAGATGTATAAAAATGAATTTGAGGTGGGACAGGGTATTAAAAGGGCTATTGATGATGGCATAGTAAAAAGGGAGGAGATCTTTTTACAAAGCAAGCTTTTGGCTATGGATTATGAAAGTACTAAGCTTGGCATTGATGAAAGGCTTAGCATTTTGGGGCTTGAATACCTTGATATGCTTTTAATCCACTATCCAAATCCTTATGAAAAGGCTATGTGGAAAGCTCTTGAAGAGGGCTATAAGGAGGGTAAGTTAAAAGCTATAGGACTTAGTAATTTTATAGCTAATTATGAAAGCTTTGTAAGGGGGTGTGAAATTAAGCCCATGCTTAATCAGCTTGAAGTTCATGTCTTTCATCAAAGAAAGGCTCTATATCCTCTTATGCAAAAGGATAAGATAGTGCTTCAAGCTTGGAGTCCCTTTGTAGTGGGAAAAAATAACTTTTTTAATAATGAAATTCTAGCAAAAATTGGTGCAAAATATAATAAAAGCATAGCCCAAGTGGCCCTAAGATGGATGATAGAACAAGAAATTTCTACTATCCCAAGAACAAATAAGAGCGAAAAACTTAAGCAAAATTTAGATATTTTTGATTTTAAGCTTGATGAGGAGGATAAGGAGCAAATTTCAAGTCTTGATACGAATAGAACTTATTTTGGTTGGTATGAGTGA
- the zupT gene encoding zinc transporter ZupT, with protein MDISYSQIIYAFLLASFAGFSTIIGAAIVFLSKRKNLEMLSIGLGFSAGVMIYISFMEILPEALNDFKSIYNGILGDLIGIFCFFIGIILSALVDKLIPENLSKQKNEEEIKELPLNQEALDFCSQYYSDVFQKTCAVYEEQKQLKNKALHKTGIFVAIAIALHNFPEGFATFMSGLENLSFGIMIAIAVAIHNIPEGMAVSLPIYHATNDKKKAFIYSALSGLTEPLGALVCAFLLLPFLSPLVLAVCFAIIAGIMVYIAFDELLPAARIYGEAHHCLYGLLAGMALMAVSLILLSHLGV; from the coding sequence ATGGATATTTCTTATTCTCAAATCATCTATGCCTTTTTGCTTGCATCATTTGCGGGGTTTTCTACTATTATCGGTGCTGCTATAGTATTTTTATCTAAACGAAAAAATTTAGAAATGCTTTCCATTGGCTTAGGTTTTTCAGCTGGGGTCATGATTTACATTTCTTTTATGGAAATTTTGCCTGAGGCTTTGAATGATTTTAAAAGTATTTATAATGGAATTTTAGGCGATCTTATCGGTATATTTTGCTTTTTTATAGGCATTATTTTAAGTGCTTTAGTTGATAAACTTATCCCTGAAAATTTAAGTAAGCAAAAAAATGAAGAAGAGATCAAAGAACTTCCTCTTAATCAGGAAGCTTTGGACTTTTGTTCGCAGTATTATTCAGATGTATTTCAAAAAACTTGTGCGGTGTATGAAGAACAAAAACAGCTCAAAAACAAAGCCTTACATAAAACAGGTATTTTTGTAGCTATTGCCATAGCTTTACATAATTTTCCTGAGGGCTTTGCTACCTTTATGTCTGGGCTTGAAAATCTTTCTTTTGGTATCATGATTGCTATTGCTGTAGCCATTCACAATATCCCAGAAGGCATGGCTGTGTCCTTGCCCATATATCATGCAACAAATGATAAGAAAAAAGCCTTCATTTACTCAGCACTCTCAGGACTTACAGAGCCGTTAGGAGCTTTGGTTTGTGCCTTTTTACTTTTGCCTTTTTTATCTCCCCTTGTTTTGGCTGTTTGTTTTGCTATTATAGCAGGGATAATGGTTTATATCGCTTTTGATGAGCTTTTGCCTGCGGCTAGAATTTATGGAGAGGCTCATCACTGCTTATATGGTTTACTAGCAGGTATGGCTTTGATGGCTGTAAGTCTTATCTTACTCAGTCATCTAGGCGTTTAA